One Bacillus sp. FJAT-52991 genomic region harbors:
- the dnaE gene encoding DNA polymerase III subunit alpha, translating into MFTHLQIQTGYSLLSSTISIDKLIAKAKQLDYKALAITDRNVMYGVIPFYQACKKEGIKPLIGLTVDVKSEFTNDCSYPLVLLAKNNTGYHHLLKISSVIQTKAKDGIPIKWLKGYSDGLFAFTPGLEGEIEGLLQKDVLKAEEVAKFFNQLFEPGHFFLSLQRHGKQEEELVNEGMKTLSEKLSIPLIVTHQVAYIEKDEAFSLQCLQTIRDGEQLADPMIDDHQRAYFTSQQEMTEWFSDVPEALQQTNEIAAACEVELAFGRQLLPRFPHAEGKSAGEFLQELCFKGLEEADLAHQPEYKDRLLYELNIIERMGFSDYFLIVWDFMKFARSQQMLTGPGRGSAAGSLVAYVLDITTVDPLKYGLLFERFLNPERVSMPDIDLDFPDHCRDEVIQYISQKYGSLHAAQIITFGTLSAKAVMRDVARTFGFSTKELEQLSKMIPTRPGLTLRQVYEESEKFREWVGASSSNEKLYKTALTLEGLPRHTSTHAAGMVITEQPLTDLIAIQEGHDQIFLTQFPMDILEELGLLKIDLLGLRNLTILERILESIYYSEGKKLNLKNIPLQDSQTFQLLGEGRTTGIFQLESEGMRKVLMRLKPSHFEDIVAVNALYRPGPMENISTYIDRKHGRKPVEYPHSDIKGILEPTYGVLIYQEQIMQIASQLAGFSLGEADLLRRAVSKKKREVLNAERQHFVNGARQKGYSEETADKVYHLIVQFANYGFNRSHAVAYSFIAYQLAYLKAHYPINFMAALLTSAIGNEEKVKQYMSEAKTMSLQVFPPSINNSHFPFKAEEGGIRYSLAAIRGIGASVLKAILSAREKGPFVDLFDFCLRVPLKIVNRKAIESLIFSGAFDEFGQDRAVLLASLDVAIDHVELVGPEDEGLGLFNDTDFFPKPKYVEAEPITIQEKLALEKEVLGVYVSAHPTKPYQPIFSGFRVVPVAQLLQGHRQVVVGIFMNEVRAIRTKKGESMAFIHLSDESGEIEGVVFPAIYRKVSTLLQDGSILLVKGDVEERNKKKQLVVKNVQTVEELQMLQEERNKTLYVKIPHTPDEHLVLEDVHHIFQRFQGQTPVVLHYERTHQTVKLREKNWIKPSEELMTQLEKAVGKDHVVLK; encoded by the coding sequence ATGTTCACACATTTACAAATTCAGACAGGTTATAGTTTGCTTTCGAGCACCATTTCAATTGATAAGCTCATTGCTAAAGCAAAACAACTTGACTACAAAGCACTTGCGATTACAGATCGCAATGTCATGTACGGAGTGATCCCTTTTTATCAAGCGTGTAAAAAAGAAGGGATTAAGCCGTTAATCGGCTTAACAGTCGATGTGAAAAGTGAATTTACAAATGACTGTTCGTATCCGCTCGTGCTGCTAGCAAAAAATAATACTGGATATCATCATTTGTTGAAAATTTCAAGTGTCATTCAAACAAAAGCAAAAGACGGCATTCCGATTAAATGGCTAAAAGGGTATTCGGATGGCTTGTTTGCTTTTACTCCAGGTTTAGAAGGGGAAATTGAAGGTTTACTTCAAAAAGATGTGTTAAAGGCTGAAGAGGTAGCTAAGTTTTTTAACCAGTTATTTGAACCAGGTCACTTTTTCTTATCGTTGCAGCGGCATGGGAAGCAAGAGGAAGAGCTCGTTAACGAAGGAATGAAAACCTTAAGCGAGAAACTTTCCATCCCACTGATTGTGACTCATCAAGTGGCATATATTGAAAAGGATGAGGCTTTTTCATTGCAGTGTTTGCAGACGATTCGTGATGGTGAACAGCTAGCTGATCCAATGATAGATGATCATCAACGAGCCTATTTCACTTCGCAACAAGAAATGACTGAATGGTTTTCAGATGTTCCGGAAGCATTACAGCAAACGAATGAAATTGCCGCTGCTTGCGAAGTAGAGCTAGCTTTTGGTCGCCAATTGCTTCCGCGATTTCCACATGCGGAAGGAAAGTCTGCAGGAGAGTTTTTGCAAGAGCTTTGCTTTAAAGGATTAGAAGAAGCTGACTTAGCTCATCAGCCGGAGTATAAAGATCGGCTGCTTTATGAATTAAACATCATTGAACGCATGGGGTTTAGCGACTATTTTTTGATTGTTTGGGACTTTATGAAGTTTGCAAGAAGCCAACAGATGTTAACAGGGCCGGGACGGGGATCAGCTGCGGGTTCACTTGTTGCGTACGTTCTCGATATTACAACGGTGGACCCGCTGAAATACGGTTTGTTATTTGAACGATTTTTGAATCCGGAACGTGTATCGATGCCGGATATTGATTTAGATTTTCCGGACCATTGTCGCGATGAAGTGATTCAGTATATCTCACAGAAGTATGGTTCGCTGCATGCTGCACAAATTATTACGTTCGGTACATTGTCTGCTAAGGCTGTGATGCGTGATGTGGCAAGAACGTTCGGTTTTTCAACGAAAGAGCTTGAACAGCTGTCAAAAATGATTCCAACACGTCCTGGCTTAACGTTACGGCAAGTGTATGAAGAGTCGGAGAAGTTTCGTGAATGGGTTGGAGCATCTTCAAGTAATGAGAAACTATATAAAACAGCGTTAACATTAGAAGGGCTTCCGCGACATACGTCTACCCATGCAGCTGGAATGGTCATTACTGAACAACCACTAACCGACCTCATTGCCATTCAAGAAGGGCATGATCAGATTTTTCTTACTCAGTTTCCGATGGATATATTAGAAGAGTTAGGTTTGTTAAAGATTGATTTGCTTGGTCTACGAAATTTAACGATTTTAGAGCGGATTTTAGAATCTATTTATTATTCAGAAGGAAAAAAGTTGAATTTGAAGAATATACCTTTACAAGACAGTCAAACCTTTCAATTATTGGGAGAAGGGCGAACAACAGGCATTTTTCAATTAGAGTCGGAAGGCATGCGGAAGGTACTGATGCGTTTAAAGCCTAGTCACTTTGAAGATATTGTGGCGGTGAATGCACTTTATCGTCCAGGTCCAATGGAGAATATCTCTACGTACATTGATCGCAAGCATGGTCGAAAGCCTGTTGAATATCCTCATTCGGATATAAAGGGAATTTTAGAACCGACCTATGGCGTGTTAATTTATCAAGAGCAAATTATGCAAATTGCCTCGCAACTAGCGGGTTTTTCATTAGGAGAGGCTGATTTATTAAGGAGAGCTGTCAGCAAAAAAAAGAGGGAAGTGCTTAATGCTGAGCGTCAGCATTTTGTGAATGGAGCACGTCAAAAGGGCTATAGTGAAGAAACGGCGGACAAGGTGTATCATTTAATCGTTCAATTTGCCAACTACGGATTTAACCGAAGTCATGCGGTTGCTTATAGTTTCATTGCTTATCAGCTTGCTTATTTAAAAGCCCATTACCCCATTAATTTTATGGCGGCACTTTTAACATCTGCCATTGGCAATGAAGAGAAAGTGAAACAGTACATGAGTGAAGCGAAAACGATGAGTCTTCAAGTTTTTCCTCCTTCTATTAATAATAGTCACTTTCCTTTTAAAGCAGAGGAAGGTGGCATTCGCTATAGCTTAGCGGCGATTCGCGGAATCGGAGCAAGTGTGCTGAAAGCCATTTTGTCGGCAAGAGAGAAGGGCCCCTTTGTTGATTTGTTTGATTTTTGTCTGCGAGTACCTTTGAAAATTGTGAACAGAAAAGCGATAGAGTCGCTGATCTTTTCAGGAGCATTCGATGAGTTTGGTCAGGATCGTGCCGTTTTATTAGCAAGTCTTGATGTGGCGATCGATCATGTGGAGCTTGTCGGACCAGAAGATGAGGGACTTGGTTTGTTTAATGATACAGACTTTTTTCCAAAGCCAAAATATGTCGAGGCGGAGCCGATTACTATCCAAGAGAAGCTTGCCTTGGAAAAAGAAGTGTTAGGTGTGTATGTATCCGCTCATCCGACAAAGCCTTATCAGCCAATATTTAGTGGGTTCAGGGTTGTTCCTGTTGCCCAATTGTTGCAAGGGCATCGTCAAGTAGTGGTTGGTATATTTATGAATGAAGTAAGAGCGATTCGTACGAAAAAAGGAGAGAGCATGGCCTTTATTCATCTATCTGATGAGAGTGGAGAAATAGAAGGCGTCGTTTTCCCAGCTATCTATCGAAAAGTCTCCACTTTGTTGCAAGATGGTTCCATTCTTTTAGTAAAGGGAGATGTAGAGGAACGAAATAAAAAAAAGCAATTGGTGGTTAAAAACGTCCAAACAGTAGAGGAACTGCAAATGTTGCAGGAAGAAAGAAACAAAACGCTGTATGTCAAAATTCCTCATACTCCAGATGAACATTTAGTTC
- a CDS encoding YtrH family sporulation protein, whose amino-acid sequence MADTFFQELLKCFFIAFGVLLGGSLIGGMASFVTGKPLFTGIAQISKSLHIWAIVAAIGGTFDTLSNFERGFQEGETKEVFKQFLLILSAMGGTHTGTLIIAWLTGEHIAP is encoded by the coding sequence ATGGCTGATACCTTTTTCCAAGAATTATTAAAATGTTTTTTTATCGCTTTCGGGGTTTTGCTAGGGGGATCCTTAATCGGAGGAATGGCCTCCTTCGTGACAGGCAAACCACTCTTTACAGGGATCGCGCAAATTAGTAAAAGCTTGCACATTTGGGCGATTGTCGCAGCGATTGGGGGCACATTTGATACGTTATCAAACTTTGAACGCGGCTTCCAAGAAGGGGAAACAAAAGAAGTATTTAAACAATTTTTACTCATATTATCGGCCATGGGTGGCACGCATACCGGCACGTTAATTATCGCTTGGCTAACAGGAGAACACATTGCTCCATGA
- the ytrI gene encoding sporulation membrane protein YtrI: MRVPTFHKRQKRKWLLSGAVIGSCISWLLFLYMFGSLQERQALTLELQKNEIRDLSAHLEIWQEEYKMLNKKTLHKLTVQEVEIEIMNYEKYGIDDAQSIYEIQENIKKDLSVLSAKDLETVYSQKELLRQTIENKTIKINQKSYSLRVKEWLFYTTIHIQLELTLQDN; the protein is encoded by the coding sequence ATGAGAGTCCCTACCTTTCATAAACGTCAAAAAAGAAAATGGTTGCTAAGTGGTGCCGTCATCGGCAGTTGCATAAGCTGGCTATTATTTCTCTATATGTTTGGCTCCTTGCAAGAAAGACAAGCCCTTACTTTAGAATTACAAAAAAATGAAATCCGGGACTTATCCGCTCATTTAGAAATTTGGCAGGAAGAATATAAAATGTTGAATAAAAAAACCCTGCACAAGCTGACTGTGCAGGAAGTTGAAATTGAAATAATGAACTATGAAAAGTATGGAATCGATGACGCTCAAAGTATTTATGAAATCCAGGAAAACATCAAAAAAGACTTATCCGTACTTTCAGCAAAAGATTTAGAAACCGTCTATTCACAAAAAGAATTATTGCGTCAAACAATTGAAAATAAAACGATCAAAATCAATCAAAAAAGCTATTCGCTACGTGTGAAAGAATGGCTGTTTTACACGACGATTCATATTCAGCTCGAGCTCACTCTTCAAGATAATTAG
- a CDS encoding bifunctional oligoribonuclease/PAP phosphatase NrnA, whose translation MKKQIIEKIKDYDTIIIHRHVRPDPDAYGSQGGLAEIISTSFPEKKVYTVGKEEPTLRFLRTLDVLDNEVYEGALVIVCDTANKERICDDRYKLAKEWIKIDHHPNEDPYGDLLWVDTSASSASEMIYDLYKSGKEDGLKMNEEAARLLFAGIVGDTGRFLYPSTTDRTMEYAGELIEYKFDRHELFNRMYETDEKVVKLQGYILQHFQLEESGAAIVTLKKELLEEFGVTPSEASLLISSLGEVKGMKAWVFFVEENDQIRVRLRSKGPIINEIAKKYNGGGHPLAAGASVYSWEEAELVAKDLKQACITYKN comes from the coding sequence ATGAAAAAACAAATCATTGAAAAAATTAAAGACTATGACACCATTATTATTCATCGACATGTCCGTCCAGACCCAGATGCTTACGGGTCACAAGGAGGGCTAGCAGAAATTATTAGCACTTCTTTTCCAGAAAAGAAGGTGTATACAGTCGGAAAAGAAGAACCGACTCTTCGTTTTTTGCGTACACTTGATGTTCTTGACAATGAAGTTTATGAAGGGGCACTCGTGATCGTATGTGATACAGCCAACAAGGAAAGAATTTGTGACGATCGCTATAAGCTAGCGAAAGAATGGATCAAAATTGATCACCATCCGAATGAAGATCCTTACGGTGACTTACTTTGGGTAGATACATCCGCCAGCTCCGCGAGTGAAATGATTTATGATTTATACAAAAGCGGTAAAGAGGATGGCTTGAAAATGAATGAGGAGGCCGCTCGATTATTGTTTGCGGGCATTGTCGGTGATACCGGACGTTTCCTTTATCCAAGCACAACTGACCGAACAATGGAATATGCGGGAGAATTAATTGAATATAAATTTGATCGTCATGAGTTATTTAACCGCATGTATGAAACAGATGAAAAAGTGGTGAAACTGCAAGGTTATATTTTACAGCATTTTCAATTAGAAGAAAGTGGAGCAGCAATTGTAACATTGAAAAAAGAGCTGCTTGAAGAGTTCGGGGTGACTCCATCAGAAGCTTCTCTTCTTATTAGTTCTCTTGGTGAGGTAAAGGGGATGAAAGCTTGGGTCTTTTTCGTTGAAGAAAATGATCAAATTCGAGTTCGCCTTCGCTCAAAAGGTCCTATTATTAATGAAATCGCCAAGAAATACAATGGAGGAGGTCATCCGCTTGCTGCAGGCGCTTCTGTTTATTCTTGGGAGGAAGCGGAACTTGTAGCGAAGGACCTCAAACAGGCGTGCATCACATACAAGAACTAA
- a CDS encoding YtpI family protein has protein sequence MPVLVFIIVISFSFYIMYKVRYVRSRLPMEKKWVSAKSSIALGLCVGVFGINTLFIQQSTVAYIVAAVFILVGFGSVWAGIKAYRHFLPYARKEAEEYNN, from the coding sequence ATGCCTGTTTTAGTGTTTATTATTGTTATATCGTTCTCTTTCTATATCATGTATAAGGTACGGTACGTTAGAAGCAGACTTCCAATGGAAAAGAAATGGGTATCTGCTAAGTCTAGTATCGCTCTTGGCCTTTGTGTGGGCGTCTTCGGAATCAACACGCTGTTCATTCAACAATCAACGGTTGCTTACATCGTTGCCGCTGTCTTTATACTTGTCGGTTTTGGTAGTGTATGGGCGGGCATTAAAGCATATCGCCACTTCCTTCCATATGCCCGAAAAGAAGCAGAGGAATACAATAATTAA
- a CDS encoding CBS domain-containing protein translates to MITKHEQILHYIEELPIGEKISVRQIAKALSVSEGTAYRAIKDAETKGLVSAIERVGTIRIEQKKKENIEKLTFAEVVKIIDGQVLGGRAGLHKTLNKFVIGAMKLEAMMRYTGPGNLLIVGNRTQAHEHALQAGAAVLITGGFDTEEEVKKLADELELPVISTSYDTFTVATMINRAIYDQLIKKEIVLVGDIFTAFDQTAALSANDTVNDWLEKNRQTLHSRFPVIDDQLKVQGMVTAKDIMGHEKEWPIEKVMTKNPITVSVKTSVASASHIMIWEGIELLPVVDDHNRIQGIISRQDVLKALQMTQRQPQMGETLNDTITNQIDLSGKGESVYTFEVTPQMTNQIGTISYGVFTTLVTEAANQAMRAQKKGDLVIENITIYFIKPVQMESILEIHPKVLEVGRKFGKVDVEVFNSGILVGKALMMCQVIERN, encoded by the coding sequence TTGATAACGAAACATGAGCAGATTTTACACTATATCGAAGAGTTGCCAATCGGTGAGAAAATATCAGTTAGGCAAATAGCGAAAGCGTTGTCTGTCAGTGAAGGGACCGCTTATCGAGCAATTAAGGATGCGGAAACGAAAGGGTTAGTTTCTGCGATTGAACGAGTGGGTACAATTCGGATCGAACAGAAGAAGAAAGAAAATATTGAAAAGCTGACATTTGCTGAAGTCGTGAAAATTATCGACGGACAGGTGCTTGGTGGTCGAGCAGGTCTTCATAAAACGTTAAATAAATTTGTCATCGGCGCCATGAAGCTTGAGGCGATGATGAGATATACAGGCCCAGGTAATTTATTAATCGTCGGTAATCGAACGCAAGCTCATGAGCACGCTTTACAGGCCGGGGCAGCTGTTTTAATCACAGGTGGATTTGATACGGAAGAGGAGGTAAAGAAGCTAGCAGATGAGCTTGAACTTCCTGTCATCTCCACAAGCTATGATACATTCACGGTTGCGACGATGATTAACCGGGCGATTTATGACCAGTTAATTAAAAAAGAGATTGTGCTTGTTGGTGATATTTTTACCGCTTTTGATCAAACGGCGGCCTTATCCGCTAATGATACAGTTAATGATTGGCTTGAAAAAAATAGGCAAACGTTGCATAGCCGTTTCCCTGTTATTGATGACCAGTTGAAGGTACAAGGGATGGTCACAGCGAAGGATATTATGGGGCATGAAAAAGAATGGCCGATTGAGAAGGTAATGACGAAGAATCCGATCACAGTTAGTGTGAAAACAAGTGTTGCTTCCGCTTCCCATATCATGATTTGGGAAGGGATCGAACTATTGCCAGTTGTTGATGATCACAATCGAATTCAAGGAATTATTAGCAGGCAAGATGTGTTAAAAGCACTGCAAATGACGCAGCGGCAACCGCAAATGGGGGAGACATTAAATGATACCATTACTAACCAAATAGATTTATCAGGAAAAGGGGAAAGTGTGTATACATTTGAAGTGACTCCACAAATGACGAATCAAATAGGGACGATTTCTTACGGTGTGTTCACTACGCTTGTAACAGAAGCAGCAAATCAAGCGATGCGTGCTCAGAAAAAAGGAGACTTAGTCATTGAGAATATTACCATTTACTTTATCAAGCCGGTTCAAATGGAAAGCATACTAGAAATTCATCCGAAAGTGCTCGAAGTTGGACGAAAGTTTGGAAAAGTGGATGTGGAAGTGTTCAATAGTGGCATTCTTGTAGGAAAGGCGCTAATGATGTGTCAAGTTATTGAGCGCAATTAA
- a CDS encoding metal-dependent hydrolase has translation MKVSYHGHSIVKVETKGKTILIDPFITGNGLTDLKVEEEHPDVIVLTHGHGDHVGDTIELAKKSGALVIAVNELAIYLAHQGLNTHPMHIGGSFEFDFGKVKFTQAFHGSGLQQADGTFLYMGMPAGVLLMIEGKTIYHAGDTGLFSDMKLIGERHPIDLAFLPIGDNFTMGPEDAAIAAQFLQAKQVIPIHFNTFPPIKQDPYAFINKLEANNGLVLEPGEVIEL, from the coding sequence GTGAAAGTATCCTATCATGGACATTCAATTGTAAAAGTAGAAACAAAAGGAAAAACAATCTTAATTGATCCGTTTATTACCGGAAATGGTTTGACGGATCTAAAAGTAGAAGAGGAGCATCCCGATGTGATCGTTTTGACGCATGGTCATGGTGATCATGTCGGTGACACGATCGAATTAGCGAAGAAGAGTGGGGCTTTAGTTATTGCGGTGAATGAACTCGCTATTTATTTGGCTCACCAAGGATTGAATACTCATCCGATGCATATCGGCGGTAGCTTTGAATTTGATTTTGGAAAAGTGAAGTTTACGCAGGCGTTTCATGGTTCTGGTTTGCAGCAGGCAGACGGTACATTTCTTTATATGGGAATGCCAGCGGGTGTATTGTTAATGATCGAAGGGAAAACAATTTATCATGCGGGAGATACGGGGTTATTCTCTGATATGAAATTAATTGGCGAACGTCATCCAATCGATCTCGCTTTCTTGCCAATTGGCGATAATTTCACGATGGGTCCGGAAGATGCTGCGATCGCGGCTCAGTTTTTACAGGCTAAGCAAGTCATTCCGATCCATTTCAATACGTTCCCACCTATTAAACAAGATCCTTACGCTTTTATTAACAAACTCGAAGCAAACAATGGTCTCGTACTAGAGCCAGGTGAAGTGATCGAGCTGTAA
- a CDS encoding Xaa-Pro peptidase family protein — MNQRLTKLMNWMKTEDIPFSFITSSENVFYLTGFRSDPHERLLGVAIFQEAEPFLVCPKMEVTDAQNSGWAYEVVGYTDIENPWEMIQSRVNSRINNTQQIAVEKQHLNVERYEELSTRFPSATFVSAEAKLEQLRMIKDEKELASLKKAAEYADYAIKVGTEAIQEGKSELEILAEIEFEMKKKGIAEMSFSTMVLTGANAASPHGIPGATKVQKGDLVLFDLGVVYEGYCSDITRTVAFGEINDKQREIYETVLKAEQAAIAAVKPGITAKEIDLIARSIIADAGYGEYFPHRLGHGLGISVHEFPSITETNELVLQEGMVFTIEPGIYVPGVAGVRIEDDVYVTSTGSQILTSFPKELLFV; from the coding sequence ATGAATCAACGATTAACAAAACTAATGAATTGGATGAAAACAGAAGATATTCCTTTTTCATTTATTACCTCATCTGAAAACGTCTTTTATTTAACAGGCTTCAGAAGCGATCCGCATGAGCGTCTTCTCGGTGTCGCCATCTTTCAAGAAGCAGAGCCTTTTCTAGTCTGTCCGAAAATGGAAGTAACCGACGCACAAAACAGCGGCTGGGCATATGAAGTCGTTGGATATACTGATATCGAAAACCCTTGGGAAATGATTCAATCCCGCGTTAATAGTCGAATCAACAACACTCAACAGATAGCTGTCGAAAAACAACACTTAAACGTTGAACGATACGAGGAACTGTCTACACGCTTCCCTTCCGCTACCTTTGTTTCAGCGGAAGCCAAGCTAGAGCAGTTGCGAATGATCAAAGATGAAAAAGAGCTAGCCAGTTTGAAAAAGGCAGCGGAATACGCTGACTATGCAATTAAAGTGGGAACAGAGGCAATCCAAGAAGGAAAATCTGAGCTGGAAATTTTAGCAGAAATCGAATTTGAAATGAAAAAGAAAGGCATTGCGGAAATGTCATTTTCGACAATGGTGTTAACTGGAGCAAATGCGGCTTCTCCACACGGCATCCCTGGGGCAACAAAAGTTCAAAAGGGCGATTTAGTCTTATTTGATCTTGGTGTCGTTTATGAAGGTTATTGCTCAGACATTACACGTACCGTTGCTTTTGGAGAAATCAACGACAAACAGCGGGAAATTTACGAAACAGTACTTAAAGCGGAACAAGCGGCGATTGCTGCGGTTAAACCAGGTATAACAGCGAAAGAAATCGATTTAATAGCGAGATCTATCATTGCCGATGCAGGATATGGAGAATACTTCCCACATCGTCTCGGTCATGGACTTGGCATTAGTGTACATGAATTCCCTAGCATCACTGAAACAAACGAGCTTGTTCTTCAAGAAGGAATGGTCTTTACCATTGAGCCAGGCATTTATGTTCCAGGTGTCGCCGGCGTTCGGATTGAAGACGATGTGTACGTGACAAGCACAGGAAGTCAAATCCTAACTTCATTCCCTAAAGAATTACTATTTGTTTAG
- a CDS encoding universal stress protein produces MSMKYENILVAVDGSKEAEWAFKKSIEISKRNDATLNLLHVIDTRSFAAIEAYDRTIAERASKYGSDLLEEYKAEAEKAGVKAVNTFVEYGSPKVIIPKDVAKKVEADLIVCGATGLNAMERFLIGSVSEHITRAARCDVLVVRTDKGE; encoded by the coding sequence ATGAGTATGAAATATGAAAATATTCTTGTAGCTGTTGACGGTTCAAAAGAAGCAGAATGGGCATTTAAAAAATCAATCGAGATTTCTAAACGAAATGATGCAACGTTAAATTTATTGCATGTCATTGACACTCGTTCATTCGCAGCCATCGAAGCATATGACCGTACAATCGCTGAACGTGCTTCTAAATATGGTAGCGACCTATTAGAAGAGTACAAAGCAGAAGCTGAAAAAGCTGGAGTGAAAGCAGTCAATACGTTTGTGGAATATGGTTCACCTAAAGTAATCATTCCTAAAGATGTAGCGAAAAAAGTCGAAGCTGACTTAATCGTTTGTGGAGCTACTGGGCTAAACGCAATGGAGCGCTTCTTAATCGGAAGTGTATCTGAACACATCACTCGTGCTGCTCGTTGCGACGTACTAGTCGTTCGCACAGATAAGGGAGAATAA
- a CDS encoding S-layer homology domain-containing protein, with product MSVRAYEYKAEKSVEDGPIKNFKDAEKINAYAKESVQKAFRLGIMEGKTNDKFGPKESSTRAQSAKVLSVMLHKLEK from the coding sequence ATGTCTGTGCGTGCTTATGAATACAAGGCAGAGAAATCAGTAGAAGACGGTCCAATCAAGAATTTCAAAGATGCAGAAAAAATTAACGCTTACGCAAAAGAATCCGTTCAGAAAGCCTTCCGCCTAGGAATCATGGAAGGAAAAACAAATGATAAATTCGGACCAAAAGAAAGCTCAACTCGCGCTCAATCAGCTAAAGTTCTCTCCGTTATGCTTCATAAATTAGAAAAATAA
- the argH gene encoding argininosuccinate lyase: MKKLWGGRFQKSAEQWVDEFGASIHFDQELVFEDLEGSIAHVTMLGETGILTKEEADQITGGLEALKEKASKGELAFSVAQEDIHLNLEKFLIEEIGAVGGKLHTGRSRNDQVATDMHLYLKKQVKLIIGLIEAFQEAIVEKAEAHVETLAPGYTHLQRAQPISFGHHLMAYFWMLQRDKERFQEGLKRTDISPLGAGALAGTTFPIDRELSAELLGFAGVYANSMDAVSDRDFILEFLSASSILMMHLSRLAEEMILWSSQEFQFIEMDDAFSTGSSIMPQKKNPDMAELIRGKTGRVYGNLFSLLTVLKGLPLAYNKDMQEDKEGMFDTVHTIIGSLKIFAGMVQTMKVNEDRLGEAVHNDFSNATELADYLASKGIPFREAHEIVGKLVLHCIQNQCYLADLPLEELKAASEVIEEDIYQVLSPYEAVKRRKSLGGTGFDQVQLQISAAKDLIDAQQALKE; this comes from the coding sequence ATGAAAAAGCTATGGGGAGGGCGCTTCCAAAAGTCAGCAGAACAATGGGTAGATGAATTTGGAGCATCCATCCACTTTGATCAAGAGCTTGTGTTTGAAGACTTAGAAGGAAGTATCGCGCATGTCACAATGCTTGGTGAAACAGGCATTTTAACAAAAGAGGAAGCAGATCAAATCACGGGCGGCCTTGAAGCTTTAAAGGAGAAAGCTTCAAAAGGTGAATTAGCTTTTTCGGTTGCCCAAGAGGACATCCATTTAAATTTAGAAAAATTCTTGATCGAAGAAATCGGAGCGGTTGGTGGCAAGCTTCACACTGGCCGTAGCCGTAACGATCAAGTAGCCACTGATATGCATTTGTACTTGAAGAAGCAGGTCAAGCTAATCATTGGTTTAATTGAAGCGTTTCAAGAAGCAATTGTGGAGAAAGCCGAGGCGCATGTGGAAACACTCGCACCTGGCTACACCCACTTGCAAAGAGCACAGCCGATTTCATTCGGCCACCACTTAATGGCATATTTCTGGATGCTGCAAAGAGATAAAGAGCGTTTTCAAGAGGGATTAAAACGGACGGACATCTCGCCTCTAGGCGCTGGTGCCCTTGCTGGTACAACGTTCCCAATTGATCGTGAATTATCGGCTGAGCTACTTGGGTTTGCAGGAGTCTATGCCAACAGCATGGATGCGGTCAGTGACCGTGACTTCATCCTTGAATTTTTAAGCGCTTCTTCCATTTTAATGATGCATCTGTCTCGCTTGGCAGAAGAGATGATTCTTTGGTCGAGCCAAGAGTTTCAATTTATTGAAATGGATGATGCCTTCTCTACGGGATCAAGCATTATGCCTCAGAAGAAAAATCCTGATATGGCAGAGCTCATCCGTGGAAAAACAGGTCGCGTATACGGCAATCTATTTAGTTTGTTAACTGTATTAAAAGGTTTACCGCTTGCGTATAACAAAGATATGCAAGAGGACAAGGAAGGTATGTTCGATACAGTACATACAATTATTGGTTCCTTGAAAATTTTTGCAGGAATGGTTCAAACAATGAAGGTGAACGAGGACCGCTTAGGAGAAGCAGTCCACAACGATTTCTCCAATGCTACGGAGCTGGCTGATTACTTAGCATCAAAAGGCATTCCATTCCGCGAAGCACACGAAATAGTTGGAAAACTAGTGCTTCACTGCATCCAAAATCAATGCTATCTCGCTGACCTGCCTTTAGAGGAGCTAAAAGCAGCGTCTGAGGTCATTGAAGAAGACATTTATCAAGTGCTGTCACCATATGAAGCCGTCAAAAGAAGGAAGTCTTTAGGCGGTACTGGATTCGACCAAGTTCAGCTCCAAATCAGTGCAGCAAAAGACTTGATCGATGCGCAACAAGCCCTTAAGGAGTAA